The Polaribacter sp. MED152 region AGACTTGAAATGATTATCTTTAAGGTTTATAAAACTTATATTTTGGATTTAAACGTTTTGAACCAACCTCTGCAATGTTGTTGCACCTCTCCTTTGACGGGTTTTTATAGAGATGGTTTTTGTAAAACAGGTGTACAAGATTATGGAACGCACACAGTTTGTGCAATTGTAACAGATGATTTTTTGGAGTATTCTCTGAGCAGAGGAAATGATTTGATAACACCCATACCTCAATGGAATTTTCCTGGTTTAAAACCTGGCGATCACTGGTGCCTTTGTATTTCCAGATGGCTACAAGCTGAGAAAGTAGGTAAAGCTCCTTTTATTAAGCTCGAAGCAACTCATATTAAATCTTTAGATTATTGCTCTTTAGATCTTTTAAAAAAGTATGAATTTCAGAAAAAAGACCAAGAATGAATTATCAAGAAATTATAACCTCCCTATTTCCACTCGTAAATTTTGGTTTGGTCGTCTTAATTTGGATTGTTCAACTCATTGTATATCCTAGCTTCTTATTTTACAAAAGAGAAAACCTTATGCTTTGGCATAATACATATACTCGAAGAATTGCAATAGTTGTGGTACCCTTAATGTTACTTCAATTAATAATTAGTATCACGAATTGTTTATTTGGTTTTAATATGATAAACCTCTTAATACTTCTAATAGCTGCTTTTTTATGGGTATTTACATTTACAAGTTTCGCTCCAATTCATTTTAAAATTTCTGAGAATAATTTTGAAACAGAGCAATTGAATCAACTCGTAACCCGCAATTGGATTAGAACAATTTTATGGACAATTCTTTTTATCCTTGGAATAATATAATCAACAAAAAAACTAAATAGAATATAAACGAAAAAAGCGCTTCATAAATGAAGCGCTTTTCGCGGTCTGGACGGGACTCGAACCCGCGACCTCCTGCGTGACAGGCAGGCATTCTAACCAGCTGAACTACCAAACCGTTGCTAATAGCGGGTGCAAATATAACACACATTTTTATATTTGCAAACATAATTTGAAAAATTATTTAAAATTTTTTCTCT contains the following coding sequences:
- a CDS encoding DUF2237 family protein, producing the protein MDLNVLNQPLQCCCTSPLTGFYRDGFCKTGVQDYGTHTVCAIVTDDFLEYSLSRGNDLITPIPQWNFPGLKPGDHWCLCISRWLQAEKVGKAPFIKLEATHIKSLDYCSLDLLKKYEFQKKDQE